Sequence from the Armatimonadota bacterium genome:
GCCCGCCTTTTCCTGGACCGCCTGGCGGCCCTGGTGGAGGTTCCGGTGACGATGGTGGGCGTGGGCAGGGAGCGCGAGGCCCTGCTGCGCCTGCAAGCCCCGGCCGCATCAGAGGGCCGGCGGTGATAGAGCGCTACTCCACCAGCGAGATGCGGACGCTGTGGGCGCCCGAGACCAAGTTCGCGGTGTGGCTGGAGATCGAGCTGCTGGCTGTGGAGGCCCAGGCCGCCCTCGGACTGGTTCCGCGCGAGGTCGCGGAGCGGCTGCGCCGCACGGCGAAGTGCGGCACCCCCGCGCGCATTGACGAGATCGAGCGCGCCGAGACCCAACACGACGTCGTCGCGTTCCTGCGCTCGGTGGCAGAGTGCACTGGCCCCGACGCTTCGTATCTTCATCGAGGACTGGGCTCGTCGGACGTGGTGGACACGGCCCAATCCGTGCTGCTGGTGCGCGCGGCCGACCTGATCCTCGAAGCGCTGGCCAGGGTGCGCCGCGTCACCGCCGCGACGGCTTCATCTCACCGCTACACGCTCATGGCCGGCCGCACGCACGGGATGCAGGCCGAGCCCATTACCTTCGGGGTCAAGGTGGCGCTCTGGCACGCGGAGCTGGGCAGGGCAGAGGCCCGGCTGCGCGCGGCCCGGGAGGCGGTGCGCGTGGGCAAGCTCTCGGGCGAGGTGGGGACCTTCATCCACAGTCCTCCCGAGATAGAGGCCGCGGTCTGCGAGGGCCTGGGACTGGAGCCGGCTCCGGTGAGCAGCCAGATCCTGCAGCGCGACCGCCACGCCGAGTTCGTGGCGGTCCTGGCCATTCTGGCCGGGAGCATAGAGAAGATCGCCACGGAGATCCGCTCGCTTCAGCGCACCGAGATAGGAGAGGTCGAGGAGCCATTTGGCGAGCGCCAGACCGGATCCTCTGCGATGCCCCACAAGCGCAATCCGATCCTGTGCGAGCGGCTGGTGGGGTTGGCGCGCGCCGTGCGCGCCGCGGTGCCAGTTGCGATGGAGAACCAGGCGCTGTGGGGCGAGCGCGACATAAGCCACTCATCGGCCGAACGGTTGATCCTGCCGCAGGCGACCGGGCTGGTGCACTACATGCTGGGGGTCCTGCACCGCGTGCTCTCCGGGCTGCGCGTCCGCACCGACGTCATGCAGCGCAACCTCGATTCATCCGGCGGCCTTGTCTACAGCCACCGCGTGCTGCTGGCCCTGATGGAGGGAGGCCACAGCCGCGACGAGGCCTACCGGATCGTGCAGGAGACCGCGACCGCGGCGCTGGAAGGCGAGGGCAGGTTCGGGGACCTGCTTGTAGCCCGGGGGGTCCTCGCGCCGGAGGAACGGGACGCATGTTTCGATCCGGCGCCCTACCTGCGCCACGTGGATTTGATACTGGAGCGCGCCGGCATCCCGCGATGAGCATATCGGACGCGCCGGCGGTCGTTGCCACCGATCTTCCGCTGCCGGTGTTCGCGCGGGGCAAGGTGCGCGACGTCTACGATCTGGGCGAGCGCCTTCTCATCGTGGCCACAGATCGCCTGTCGGCCTTCGACCATGTGCTGCCCACGCCGGTGCCTGGAAAGGGCCGCATCCTGACCCGGCTCTCCGCGTTCTGGTTTGCCCGCACCCGAAAGATAGTCCAGAACCACCTGATAGCCACGGACATAGACCAGATGCGCCTGCCGCCGGCGGTCGGTGAGCAGGTTCGGCTCCTGGACGGCCGGGCCATGCTCGTGCGCAGGGCCAACCGGATTGACGTGGAGTGCGTGGTGCGGGGATACCTGACCGGGTCCGGATGGCAGGAGTACAGCCG
This genomic interval carries:
- a CDS encoding adenylosuccinate lyase, which produces MIERYSTSEMRTLWAPETKFAVWLEIELLAVEAQAALGLVPREVAERLRRTAKCGTPARIDEIERAETQHDVVAFLRSVAECTGPDASYLHRGLGSSDVVDTAQSVLLVRAADLILEALARVRRVTAATASSHRYTLMAGRTHGMQAEPITFGVKVALWHAELGRAEARLRAAREAVRVGKLSGEVGTFIHSPPEIEAAVCEGLGLEPAPVSSQILQRDRHAEFVAVLAILAGSIEKIATEIRSLQRTEIGEVEEPFGERQTGSSAMPHKRNPILCERLVGLARAVRAAVPVAMENQALWGERDISHSSAERLILPQATGLVHYMLGVLHRVLSGLRVRTDVMQRNLDSSGGLVYSHRVLLALMEGGHSRDEAYRIVQETATAALEGEGRFGDLLVARGVLAPEERDACFDPAPYLRHVDLILERAGIPR